One window of Hymenobacter sp. BRD128 genomic DNA carries:
- a CDS encoding o-succinylbenzoate synthase, whose product MLTLTYQRRVLRFNFPARTSRGALTEHVAYYLGLNDAADPARVGWGEAAPLAGLSPDYGPDFEATVQAFCQQFNRARYHSLAAAEAAALVPASLPALRFALETAVLDWSSGGRHQLYANAFSLGQAGLPINGLVWMGDAAFMREQIRQKLAAGYACLKVKIGSLDWATELALLAEIRAEASPAQLVLRVDANGAFAPAEALARLMQLASFGIHSIEQPIAAGQWAALAQLGRESPVPIALDEELIGLTDPSQQEALLDAVRPPYLVLKPTLLGGHAATRRWIALAEARGTAWWITSALESNIGLNAVAQLTGEYAVGDFAQGLGTGQLYANNLAAPLSIRAGALHYSPAGRWEQP is encoded by the coding sequence ATGCTGACTCTCACTTACCAGCGGCGGGTGCTGCGCTTCAATTTCCCGGCCCGCACCTCGCGCGGGGCGCTCACCGAGCACGTGGCCTACTACCTGGGGCTAAATGATGCTGCCGACCCCGCCCGCGTGGGCTGGGGCGAGGCCGCGCCGCTGGCCGGACTTAGCCCCGACTACGGGCCTGATTTTGAGGCGACTGTTCAGGCCTTCTGCCAGCAGTTCAACCGGGCCAGGTACCATTCGCTGGCGGCGGCTGAAGCCGCCGCGCTGGTGCCGGCTAGCCTGCCCGCGCTGCGCTTTGCCCTCGAAACGGCCGTGCTCGACTGGAGCAGCGGCGGCCGGCATCAGCTCTATGCCAATGCGTTTAGCCTGGGCCAGGCGGGCCTGCCCATCAATGGCCTGGTGTGGATGGGCGACGCGGCCTTCATGCGCGAGCAGATAAGGCAGAAGCTGGCGGCGGGCTACGCCTGCCTGAAAGTGAAAATCGGCAGCCTCGACTGGGCTACCGAACTGGCGCTGCTGGCCGAAATCCGGGCCGAGGCTAGCCCCGCCCAGCTCGTGCTGCGCGTCGATGCCAACGGGGCCTTCGCACCCGCCGAGGCCCTGGCCAGGCTGATGCAGCTGGCTAGCTTCGGCATCCATTCTATTGAGCAGCCCATTGCGGCCGGGCAGTGGGCGGCGCTGGCGCAGCTCGGCCGCGAGTCGCCGGTGCCCATTGCCCTCGATGAAGAGCTGATTGGCCTCACCGACCCTAGCCAGCAGGAGGCGCTGCTCGATGCGGTGCGCCCGCCCTACCTCGTGCTCAAGCCCACGCTGCTGGGCGGCCACGCCGCTACCCGCCGCTGGATAGCCCTGGCCGAGGCGCGGGGCACAGCCTGGTGGATTACCTCGGCCCTGGAGTCCAATATCGGCCTCAATGCCGTGGCCCAGCTCACGGGCGAATACGCGGTGGGTGATTTTGCCCAGGGCCTAGGCACTGGGCAATTGTACGCTAACAACCTAGCGGCGCCGCTCAGCATCCGGGCCGGGGCGCTGCACTACAGCCCGGCCGGCCGCTGGGAGCAGCCGTAA
- a CDS encoding aspartyl protease family protein: MRARLLVGWGRLRGALLVGLGLLLGSQGRAQPSPAASGLFVFTRPGRHKAHVPYLSPRNLIIISARLNGQGPYNFLLDTGVATSLLTNPQLADLLGLAHGAEYHMQGVGGADSGLRAYEASNVRVSLPGVAAATTTWLVLNNDVLDLSGYVGMPVQGIIGADLFRSFVVALHPEQHELVLIAPARYKAPRGRRWASLPLVFFHDKAYVTVGVQQLGATPSTAPLPLRLLIDTGAGHALSLETTADHRLRLPDHRLRTDLGRGLSGIVSGSLGRVAAVQLGRYQLPQVLTSFPDSTQVHERLSGTERARHGSLGYEVLKRFTTVIDYPHGQLLLRPTAALREPFEHDMCGLDLLATGPSYRQYLVLRVAPNSPAASVGIAEGEELVAINLIPTQFFSITDLNHMLHSQDGRVLLLLLRRANGELYSASVKLKRQI, encoded by the coding sequence ATGCGAGCGAGGCTCTTAGTTGGTTGGGGCCGGCTGCGCGGGGCGCTGCTGGTGGGGCTAGGGCTGCTGCTGGGTAGCCAGGGCCGCGCGCAGCCAAGCCCAGCCGCCAGCGGCCTATTTGTCTTTACCCGGCCCGGCCGGCACAAGGCGCACGTGCCGTATCTGTCGCCGCGCAACCTGATAATTATCTCGGCGCGCCTCAACGGGCAGGGGCCGTATAATTTTCTGCTCGATACCGGGGTGGCTACCAGCCTGCTCACCAACCCCCAGCTAGCCGACTTGCTGGGCCTGGCGCACGGCGCCGAGTACCACATGCAGGGCGTAGGCGGCGCCGATAGCGGCCTGCGGGCCTACGAAGCTTCGAATGTGCGCGTAAGCTTACCCGGAGTGGCGGCGGCCACTACTACTTGGCTGGTGCTGAACAATGACGTGCTCGACCTGTCGGGCTACGTGGGAATGCCCGTGCAGGGCATTATCGGGGCCGATTTATTCCGCTCATTCGTCGTCGCGCTTCATCCCGAGCAGCACGAGCTGGTGCTCATTGCCCCGGCGCGCTACAAGGCTCCGCGCGGCCGGCGCTGGGCTAGCCTGCCGCTGGTGTTTTTCCACGATAAGGCCTACGTGACAGTGGGCGTGCAGCAGCTGGGGGCCACGCCAAGCACGGCTCCGTTGCCGCTGCGCCTGCTGATTGATACCGGCGCCGGCCACGCGCTTAGCCTCGAAACTACCGCCGACCACCGCCTGCGCCTGCCCGACCACCGCCTGCGCACCGACCTGGGCCGCGGGCTGTCGGGCATCGTGAGCGGCTCGCTGGGGCGGGTGGCAGCCGTGCAGCTCGGGCGCTATCAGCTGCCCCAGGTGCTCACCTCGTTTCCCGATTCGACGCAGGTGCACGAGCGCCTGAGCGGTACTGAGCGCGCGCGCCACGGCAGCCTGGGCTACGAGGTGCTTAAGCGCTTCACTACCGTTATCGACTATCCCCACGGCCAGCTGCTGCTGCGCCCCACCGCCGCGCTGCGCGAGCCTTTCGAGCACGATATGTGCGGCCTCGACCTGCTGGCTACCGGCCCCAGCTACCGGCAATACCTGGTGCTGCGCGTGGCGCCCAACTCGCCGGCGGCCTCGGTCGGCATTGCCGAAGGGGAGGAGCTGGTAGCCATCAACCTCATTCCTACGCAGTTTTTCTCGATTACTGACTTAAATCACATGCTGCACTCGCAGGATGGCCGCGTGCTCTTGCTGCTGCTGCGCCGCGCCAATGGCGAGCTGTACTCGGCCAGCGTCAAGCTCAAGCGGCAGATATGA
- a CDS encoding phasin family protein, with product MDDLFKKFINTGVGFLSQGNKAVQTAIEKLVKESKISEQEGKKIMDDLLKSGEAKRADLEKQFKGLTEDLKSRVGLKDEKAAPAKAKPAAKPAAKKPATSTTAQAAGTVKKAADKVSAAAARAQHSAAAKAGAPKKAAVQSADDSGQALDTK from the coding sequence ATGGACGACCTGTTTAAGAAATTTATCAACACCGGCGTGGGCTTCTTGTCGCAGGGCAACAAAGCCGTGCAAACCGCCATTGAGAAACTGGTGAAAGAAAGCAAAATCTCCGAGCAGGAGGGCAAGAAAATAATGGACGACCTGCTGAAAAGCGGCGAAGCCAAGCGTGCTGACCTCGAAAAGCAATTCAAGGGCCTTACCGAAGACCTGAAGAGCCGCGTGGGCCTCAAAGACGAAAAAGCCGCGCCTGCCAAGGCCAAGCCCGCCGCTAAGCCTGCTGCCAAAAAGCCCGCTACCAGCACTACCGCCCAGGCCGCCGGCACCGTAAAAAAAGCCGCCGACAAAGTGAGCGCCGCCGCCGCCCGAGCCCAGCATTCAGCCGCCGCCAAAGCCGGCGCGCCCAAGAAAGCCGCCGTGCAGTCGGCCGATGACAGCGGCCAGGCGCTCGATACCAAGTAG
- a CDS encoding pyruvate dehydrogenase complex E1 component subunit beta has protein sequence MRTIQFREALREAMSEEMRRDPSVFLMGEEVAEYNGAYKVSQGMLDEFGPERVIDTPIAELGFAGIGVGAAANGLKPIIEFMTFNFSLVAIDQVINSAAKLYSMSGGQYSCPIVFRGPTGNAGMLSSQHSQNFENWYANCPGLKVVVPSNPYDAKGLMKAAIRDPDPVIFMESELMYGDKGEVPEEEYILEIGKANIVREGADVTLVSFGKMMKLLYTAADELAKEGISAEVIDLRSVRPIDYDTLINSVKKTNRLVVIEEAWPLASISGELAYMVQRRAFDYLDAPVVRITCADVPLPYAPTLIEASLPNVARILKAVKEVTYARA, from the coding sequence ATGCGTACTATTCAATTCCGCGAGGCCCTGCGTGAGGCCATGAGCGAAGAAATGCGCCGCGACCCGTCGGTATTCCTGATGGGCGAGGAAGTGGCCGAGTACAACGGCGCCTACAAAGTGAGCCAGGGCATGCTCGACGAGTTTGGGCCGGAGCGCGTGATTGATACGCCGATTGCCGAGCTGGGCTTTGCCGGCATCGGCGTGGGTGCGGCGGCCAACGGCCTCAAGCCGATTATCGAGTTTATGACCTTCAACTTCTCGTTGGTGGCTATCGACCAAGTAATTAACTCGGCCGCTAAGCTCTACTCGATGTCGGGCGGGCAGTACTCCTGCCCCATCGTATTCCGCGGGCCCACCGGCAACGCCGGCATGCTCAGCAGCCAGCACTCGCAAAACTTTGAGAACTGGTACGCCAACTGCCCCGGCCTGAAAGTGGTAGTGCCCTCGAACCCCTACGACGCCAAGGGCCTGATGAAGGCCGCTATCCGCGACCCCGACCCCGTGATTTTCATGGAGTCGGAACTGATGTACGGCGACAAGGGCGAGGTGCCCGAAGAAGAGTACATCCTCGAAATCGGCAAGGCTAACATCGTGCGCGAAGGCGCCGACGTGACGCTGGTGAGCTTCGGCAAAATGATGAAGCTGCTCTACACCGCCGCCGACGAGCTAGCCAAGGAAGGCATCTCGGCCGAGGTGATTGACCTGCGCTCGGTGCGCCCCATCGATTACGACACGCTCATCAACTCGGTGAAGAAAACCAACCGCCTGGTGGTTATCGAGGAGGCCTGGCCGCTGGCTAGCATCTCGGGCGAGCTGGCCTACATGGTGCAGCGCCGCGCCTTCGACTACCTCGACGCGCCGGTGGTTCGCATTACCTGCGCCGACGTGCCGCTGCCCTACGCCCCGACCCTCATCGAAGCCTCGCTACCCAACGTGGCCCGCATTCTGAAGGCCGTGAAGGAAGTGACCTACGCCAGGGCGTAG
- a CDS encoding tetratricopeptide repeat protein: protein MRLYSISKLRLPGLLLAGLLSGCATLPKMLQDAETGRRVTVEPAPLTAVGESVPFEATAKVAAKHLHKGAVYEVLLTYKYDHDLRLDTVGRISFAQGEFTYDDSVKGRLVSRRRFTIPNTARRSPGQLLARGQVREIKPHGKSLTAKTEALVARGIADPARRVIIEDTLLALLPEHISNVTSGTRILPLYFDQGQWFIRSSLGTNIAALEDLIDQNQHTQRVLIAAGHSPDSLDAHQPALASKRVKMLLYYYKQRVKGFSYLNKVEDIAFDTLAYRNSWELLLNQVQHSVLKPAQQDSVVSIINDTHGSFAQKEKALHKLTYFDYLEDYIYPVLRWGTVAVTYTAPPRYDSEVYILSKKILEKEADIDALTPEELRYSAQLTPLLAEKQRIYELAAASTARWEAFYNLGTVLALRAEKEPSLKVQQNFYHRAAVNFTLAAHRHPTAELFYRAASAHHHAQERLEALQDYDYAIKLGGSRDMLRKVFADKAALEIQVGQPEQALTSLKLAGPSYQNYMNQALLLVQRGAYDAAAAQYRLALDLRPQAADPHYGLAAAAARRHDEATLATELHQAVRLNHDLATQATEDLEFQDYVQGKAFREALK, encoded by the coding sequence TTGCGTTTATACTCAATAAGTAAGCTCCGCCTGCCGGGCCTGCTGCTGGCCGGGCTACTCTCGGGCTGCGCCACGCTGCCCAAGATGCTGCAAGACGCCGAAACCGGCCGCCGCGTGACCGTGGAGCCCGCGCCGCTCACGGCCGTGGGTGAGTCGGTACCCTTCGAGGCCACCGCCAAAGTGGCGGCCAAGCACCTACACAAAGGCGCCGTGTACGAGGTGCTGCTCACCTATAAATACGACCACGACCTGCGCCTCGACACCGTGGGCCGTATTTCCTTCGCCCAGGGCGAGTTTACTTACGACGACTCCGTGAAAGGCCGGCTGGTGAGCCGCCGCCGCTTCACCATTCCGAACACGGCGCGCCGCTCGCCGGGCCAGCTCCTGGCCCGCGGCCAGGTGCGCGAGATAAAGCCCCACGGCAAGTCCTTGACGGCCAAAACGGAGGCGCTGGTAGCGCGCGGCATCGCGGACCCCGCCCGCCGGGTTATCATCGAAGACACGCTGCTAGCCCTGCTGCCCGAGCACATCAGCAACGTGACGAGCGGCACCCGCATTCTGCCCCTGTATTTCGACCAGGGCCAGTGGTTTATCCGCTCCAGCCTGGGCACCAATATCGCCGCGCTCGAAGACCTCATCGACCAGAACCAGCACACCCAGCGGGTGCTTATCGCGGCCGGTCACTCGCCCGATTCGCTCGATGCCCACCAGCCCGCTCTGGCCAGCAAGCGCGTCAAAATGCTGCTCTACTACTACAAGCAGCGGGTGAAAGGATTTTCGTATCTCAATAAGGTCGAAGATATCGCCTTCGACACCCTGGCTTACCGCAACAGCTGGGAGCTGCTGCTCAACCAGGTGCAGCACTCGGTGCTGAAACCCGCGCAACAGGACTCGGTAGTGAGCATTATCAACGACACCCACGGCTCGTTTGCCCAGAAGGAAAAGGCGCTGCATAAGCTCACGTACTTCGACTACCTCGAAGACTACATCTACCCGGTGCTGCGCTGGGGCACGGTGGCCGTGACCTACACCGCGCCGCCGCGCTACGACTCGGAGGTTTATATTCTGAGCAAAAAAATCCTCGAAAAAGAGGCCGATATCGACGCCCTCACGCCCGAGGAGCTGCGCTACTCGGCCCAGCTCACGCCCTTGCTGGCCGAGAAGCAGCGCATTTATGAGCTAGCCGCGGCCAGCACGGCGCGTTGGGAGGCATTTTATAACCTGGGCACCGTGCTGGCCCTGCGGGCCGAAAAGGAGCCGAGCCTGAAGGTGCAGCAGAATTTCTACCACCGCGCGGCTGTCAACTTCACCCTGGCGGCCCACCGCCACCCCACGGCCGAGCTGTTTTACCGCGCCGCCTCGGCCCACCACCACGCCCAGGAGCGCCTGGAAGCCTTGCAAGACTACGACTATGCCATCAAGCTGGGCGGCTCGCGCGACATGCTGCGCAAGGTGTTTGCCGATAAGGCGGCGCTCGAAATTCAGGTGGGCCAGCCCGAGCAGGCGCTCACCAGCCTCAAGCTGGCCGGCCCCAGCTACCAGAACTACATGAACCAGGCGCTGCTGCTGGTGCAGCGCGGCGCCTACGATGCGGCCGCCGCCCAGTACCGGCTAGCCCTCGACCTGCGCCCCCAGGCCGCCGACCCGCACTACGGCCTGGCGGCGGCCGCCGCCCGCCGCCACGACGAAGCTACCCTAGCCACCGAGCTGCACCAGGCCGTGCGCCTCAACCACGACCTCGCCACCCAGGCCACCGAAGACCTGGAATTTCAAGACTATGTGCAGGGCAAGGCCTTTCGGGAGGCGCTGAAGTAA
- a CDS encoding PspC family transcriptional regulator: protein MHRLTDFIESQSFGLCSALGQRWGFSTRSIRLSFVYASFFTFGSPIVLYFAGVFWMNIRRAWRQQRSTVWDL, encoded by the coding sequence ATGCACCGCCTCACCGACTTTATCGAATCGCAGTCCTTCGGGCTGTGCTCGGCGCTGGGGCAGCGCTGGGGCTTTAGTACGCGTAGCATCCGGCTGTCGTTCGTCTACGCTTCGTTTTTCACGTTTGGCTCGCCCATCGTGCTGTATTTCGCCGGGGTGTTCTGGATGAACATTCGCCGCGCCTGGCGCCAGCAGCGCAGCACGGTCTGGGACCTTTGA
- a CDS encoding glycosyltransferase family 2 protein, whose translation MAASGTDTCADVAIVILNYNGEHFLRQFLPGVLAHAAGARVIVADNASTDDSVPWLRHELAQVELLLFEENLGFCGGYNQALVEIRATSPVPPRYYVLLNSDVAVQPGWLPPLRQLLAANPRIAAAQPKLLAHADPTLFEYAGAGGGYLDWLGYPFCRGRLFDTLEPDQGQYDDPRAVAWASGACLLVRAEVWHQLQGLEPAFFAHMEEIDFCWRAQNAGHEVWYAGGTSVVHHVGGGTLPKSSPRKTYLNFRNGLALLYKNAAPGELAPAFVLRLLLDWVAGLRFVLARNWPEAQAVGRAHWHFFREFGYWRQRRRLARPHLRVRERAGTYASSVVWAYFVGGQKRFSELSKN comes from the coding sequence TTGGCGGCTAGCGGTACCGATACCTGCGCCGATGTCGCCATTGTAATTCTTAATTACAATGGCGAACATTTTTTGCGGCAGTTCCTGCCCGGCGTGCTGGCCCACGCGGCCGGGGCTAGGGTCATAGTGGCCGATAATGCCTCTACCGACGACTCGGTGCCGTGGCTGCGCCACGAGCTTGCGCAGGTCGAGCTGCTGCTTTTTGAGGAGAATCTAGGTTTTTGCGGTGGCTACAACCAGGCCCTGGTCGAAATACGGGCCACCTCCCCGGTGCCGCCGCGCTATTACGTGCTACTCAATTCTGACGTGGCCGTGCAGCCGGGCTGGCTGCCGCCGCTGCGGCAGCTGCTCGCAGCAAACCCGCGTATTGCCGCTGCCCAGCCCAAGCTGCTGGCCCACGCCGACCCTACCCTGTTTGAGTACGCCGGCGCCGGCGGCGGCTACCTCGACTGGCTAGGGTATCCGTTTTGCCGGGGCCGGCTCTTCGATACCCTGGAGCCCGACCAGGGGCAGTACGACGACCCGCGGGCCGTGGCCTGGGCTAGCGGGGCCTGCCTGCTGGTGCGCGCCGAGGTGTGGCACCAGCTGCAAGGCCTGGAGCCCGCTTTTTTTGCCCACATGGAGGAAATCGACTTCTGCTGGCGCGCCCAGAATGCGGGCCACGAAGTGTGGTACGCGGGCGGCACTAGCGTGGTGCACCACGTGGGCGGCGGCACCCTGCCCAAATCCAGCCCCCGCAAGACGTATCTTAACTTTCGCAACGGCCTGGCCCTGCTGTATAAAAACGCGGCCCCTGGCGAGCTGGCACCCGCATTTGTGCTGCGGCTGCTGCTCGACTGGGTAGCCGGCCTACGCTTCGTGCTGGCCCGCAACTGGCCCGAAGCCCAGGCCGTGGGCCGGGCGCACTGGCACTTCTTTCGTGAATTTGGCTACTGGCGGCAGCGGCGCCGGCTAGCCCGGCCGCACCTGCGGGTGCGCGAGCGGGCCGGCACCTACGCGAGTAGCGTGGTGTGGGCGTACTTCGTTGGGGGCCAGAAGCGCTTTTCGGAATTAAGTAAAAATTAA
- a CDS encoding YbaB/EbfC family nucleoid-associated protein, whose amino-acid sequence MAFDMMGMMGKVKELQDKMQQAQAQLQHLTATGEAGGGLVKATANGHRTLTKLEIDPSLLTPEDREMLPDLVVAAVNKALEAAAELAKNELQRQTSGLMPNIPGFDLSNFGG is encoded by the coding sequence ATGGCATTCGATATGATGGGCATGATGGGCAAGGTGAAAGAGCTGCAAGACAAGATGCAGCAGGCCCAGGCGCAGCTTCAGCACCTCACGGCTACCGGCGAGGCCGGCGGCGGGCTGGTAAAAGCCACCGCCAACGGCCACCGCACCCTCACCAAGCTTGAAATCGACCCCTCGCTGCTCACGCCCGAGGACCGCGAAATGCTGCCCGACCTCGTGGTAGCCGCCGTCAATAAAGCCCTGGAGGCCGCCGCCGAGCTGGCCAAAAACGAGCTGCAGCGCCAAACCAGCGGCCTGATGCCCAACATCCCCGGCTTCGACCTGAGCAATTTTGGCGGCTAG
- a CDS encoding PID-CTERM protein-sorting domain-containing protein, with protein sequence MHPTTLIRQLSVAFGLLLMAGASQQVLAQNSGGPTPQTPTAVPLDGGASLLLAGSVAYGLRKLRQRRK encoded by the coding sequence ATGCACCCTACTACCCTTATTCGTCAGCTTTCGGTGGCCTTCGGGTTGCTGCTCATGGCGGGCGCGAGTCAGCAAGTATTAGCCCAGAATTCGGGCGGCCCCACCCCGCAAACCCCCACCGCCGTGCCCCTCGACGGCGGGGCCTCGCTGCTACTGGCCGGCAGTGTGGCCTACGGCCTGCGCAAGCTGCGGCAGCGCCGCAAGTAG